In the Clavelina lepadiformis chromosome 8, kaClaLepa1.1, whole genome shotgun sequence genome, one interval contains:
- the LOC143469867 gene encoding general transcription factor II-I repeat domain-containing protein 2A-like gives MASKKRKIDLENRQFNGEWTEDYLFVLNPSNKPKCLLCDCTLSMIKSQNIKRHFFTHHKHFNEKYKPGSWARKQKVACLDKSASSQKQCLSTFVSEQSKATEATLSISHILGKRMMTYSDAEAVKECIVEAVKIMHPSKKEVITSMTTLPLSRLTCTRRCTDIAEDLHDQVLIEVKDADCYALALDESTDITNCAQLAVFVRYFHHGVFNEELLALITLHGNTTAAAIYDALISKLKELQLPIQNICALSTDGAPAMIGACHGVVTNLRTEYCPDLIGIHCIIHQSVLCAKLSGDFQELMTDAMKLINKLKANSSLKHRQLRNFLDQHNAEFCDLLTHNNVRWLSKGNALKRLWDLRKDLVMFLNEKGQTSTLLEGTNLCNLAFLADCFTHLNTLNLKLQGKGHTIIQLWSAVKSFKQQLLLFVSDITKDMLHFPCLKVTIQEVSCDNDWSCFVEFLQNLDTEFCNRFKEFYEISSVIELISHPLSADVNGTWKTQLSTEYALLVSKMQVELCNLKGDEICIADPNVFWLSLVTLERYPVITRLARRILTCFASTYLCESLFSSMNFVKNKHRTRLTNAHLHELMRISVSDRKPRFDAIVRSKPTHHFSH, from the exons ATGGCCAGTAAGAAGCGGAAAATTGATCTAGAAAACAGACAATTCAATGGTGAATGGACTGAAGATTACTTGTTTGTGCTCAACCCAAGCAATAAACccaaatgtttattgtgtGACTGCACTCTAAGCATGATAAAGAGTCAAAACATCAAACGACATTTCTTTActcatcataaacattttaatgagAAGTACAAGCCTGGCTCATGGGCCAGAAAACAGAAAGTTGCGTGTTTAGATAAGTCTGCCAGCTCTCAGAAACAATGCCTCTCAACATTTGTGTCTGAGCAATCAAAAGCCACAGAAGCAACACTCAGCATCAGTCACATTCTGGGCAAGCGGATGATGACATACAGTGATGCTGAAGCTGTTAAAGAATGCATTGTTGAAGCAGTAAAAATCATGCATCCAAGTAAGAAAGAAGTGATCACCAGCATGACAACTCTCCCGCTCTCCAGATTGACATGTACACGGAGATGCACTGATATCGCTGAGGATTTGCATGACCAGGTGTTGATTGAAGTCAAGGACGCTGATTGCTATGCACTAGCTTTAGATGAATCAACAGATATTACTAATTGTGCCCAGCTTGCAGTATTTGTTAG GTACTTTCACCACGGAGTGTTCAATGAAGAACTGCTTGCACTGATCACACTACATGGCAATACTACAGCAGCTGCGATATATGATGCACTCATAAGCAAACTTAAGGAGCTTCAGTTGCCAATTCAGAACATTTGCGCACTTTCCACTGATGGTGCACCCGCCATGATAGGAGCATGTCATG GTGTAGTCACCAACTTGAGAACCGAGTACTGTCCTGATCTGATAGGAATCCACTGCATCATCCACCAATCCGTACTATGTGCCAAGCTGTCCGGAGACTTCCAAGAGCTAATGACTGATGCAATGAAACTAATCAAtaaactgaaagcaaactcATCTCTAAAGCACCGGCAACTAAGGAACTTTCTAGATCAGCATAATGCTGAATTTTGTGACTTACTCACGCATAATAACGTGAGATGGCTAAGTAAGGGCAATGCTTTGAAAAGGCTGTGGGACCTTCGTAAAGATTTGGTcatgtttttgaatgaaaaggGTCAAACTAGTACTCTGCTTGAAGGTACCAATCTATGTAACTTGGCTTTCCTTGCTGACTGTTTTACCCATCTAAATACTCTGAACTTGAAGCTCCAGGGCAAGGGGCACACTATCATTCAGCTGTGGTCAGCAGTGAAATCTTTCAAGCAACAGctgttgctattcgtttcaGATATCACCAAAGACATGCTCCACTTTCCATGCTTGAAAGTGACTATACAAGAAGTTAGCTGTGATAATGATTGGTCATGCTTTGTCgaatttctgcaaaatttggacACTGAGTTCTGTAACAGGTTCAaggaattttatgaaatcagTTCAGTTATAGAACTAATTTCACATCCACTGTCTGCTGATGTTAATGGCACTTGGAAAACACAACTTTCCACTGAATATGCATTGCTGGTGTCTAAAATGCAGGTAGAACTTTGTAATCTTAAAGGAGATGAGATTTGTATCGCAGATCCAAATGTGTTTTGGTTATCACTTGTAACCTTGGAAAGGTACCCAGTTATAACCAGGCTGGCTAGAAGGATCCTTACTTGCTTCGCTTCTACGTACCTTTGTGAGTCgttgttttcatcaatgaattttgtaaaaaacaagcATAGAACGAGACTCACAAATGCTCATCTTCATGAGCTTATGAGGATATCAGTAAGTGACAGAAAGCCCCGATTCGACGCTATTGTGAGATCTAAACCAACTCATCATTTTTCTCACTGA